Genomic window (Ostrea edulis chromosome 9, xbOstEdul1.1, whole genome shotgun sequence):
CGGTTGATTTTCTTCTTTGTCCAATGTAAGGAAAAGCGGGATCATGTTTGAATTAACAGTCTACAGGTCTATATCAACTTcttggtttttttcttttcactaGTAATCCAGTTATGAATGgtgttctttatttttttccagGACAATCTGCTCAGAACTTCATATTTCTTTATCACTTTTTCACAGTCTTCACACCGAAGTTCCTTTCTCAAAGCGATATTGGTTTTGAACAGCGACTTCAGGAGCTGACTCTGTTCTTCACTGAGTTTTTGTACACATTCTGAAAAAATCCATAACAGTTGCCTATTATGTTCCATGATGACCAGCAACAAGCATCTAAGAAATATAATTAATTGTAAAATATGTAAGCGCTCTGCTTAGTAACCTTGACCATGATCAAAGTGACTTGGATCTTGCACATGACACATCATCTGTCAATGGTTATTCCTTGTCATGTGTTCTTAAAATCCTTTCGTAAACGTTTAAGATACGAAGCAACATGACTGCTATTGTCTGTATGTACAAATGATAAACAATTACCAAAGTTTGAACACTGACCTTGCATGACACACCTGTCAATGGTTACTCCttgtgtcatttttttttaaaaaatatctttccATTAATTATTAGGTTATCGAGCCGATACAACTACTACTATATGTATAACCATCAGTATGTGGAAAACATGACAAATTTCAATGAAGACCTTATGAAATATGACTATGGAATGCTATTTtggttttaaaacaaaaccCACTTACTGGGTTGGCGTGATGAGGTCACAGTTGTACTGGGTTGGCGTGATGAGGTCACAGTTGCACTGGGTTTAGCCACTGTCAGATTGTCCATGTCAGATGATTCAGGATCTGAaagatgttaattttaaaaaatggttttTACATGAACAATATTAGAATAAAAAGGCCTTATAGAGtaaagtgaccttgacttttgagaTCATCATGAGGCAAGGTCATGGTAACATTATTTCATTGTGGTGAACAAAACTttaaactctttaaaaaaaatccgacCTATTTAAATAACAATGTTATTGCTCAGACTTTAAAATGGGACAGATGAACAGACATATGGACAACTGTATTGCTCCCCCGAATGGAATTATTCATTTAAGCATAAAAACTAAAGAGCTAACGACTGCATATATTGTTTATCGAGTACATAATAAAGCCTAAAGAAGACAAAGTATGAAAATAGTTTTATTGGCctaaacattattttatttccatAAATGTTTccagtaaaaaaaaacttactctGAATGCCTTGTACTTCATCCTCTTGGTCCTCTTGATTATCATTCTCGTCCATTTCTTCCTCACTGCTTAACTCGGCAGCTGTAGAAGAATTTATGGTTATAAAATGGTGCCACAGAATATATTGTTGTAATTTGGTTTGTAATCATTGAAATTCACAGGTGAAAAACTGTTTAAGATATTGCAGCACAAATAAACCCCAACCGCGATTCACAAGCAGTActacaaaataatacacaaaatTTATAATTCCTTGGTTCAAACCAATTTTAAGGAGCAATTTGGACAAAGGTTTGGACGAACAGGTGGAAGGATGATGTGATATTAAGGCTTCTGCATGATACTCATGGGGCCCTAACCAGAACTTTACCTTGTCATGGACATTGTTAAAaggccaaagaaaattttgttttaaagcaTATCATTGCAAATGTTACTTACTCTCGTCCAAAGGAATTTCCTCTAGAGACTTTCCGCTGTATTGTCCAATTGATCCATTATTCAAAGCTGTCAGTAGGCGTCCCATTTTAGCGACCTGTAGAGTTTCCTGAGGAAGCCGATAAAAAGATCGGTGAACGGTTATGTCATGGCCCATAAAGGTTGCCATAATTTCCAGATCATTCTTGTTCAAACTTAAAACCTGTGCAACTGTGGCTACATGTTTTCGAAGTCTCGTGCTTGTAATCATTTCTGGATTGGTCAAACCTGCTGCCTTTGAAAAAGTCCTCAAGACATCAGCACTCCTCAGTGCTTCTAAAGAACCATAGTTAGGCCTAggaaatacatatttattttctttggcAACACCTGCTGTATCTCTCCATCTCAAAAGAAGTTCAATGCACCTCTTAGCCTTTTGTGTCAGTAGAACTGGAACAGTGCGCCCCCTTTTACCCCTGATTTCCACTCTTGACAATGTGTCCAGAAGGATTCTTTCAGTTGCACTTAGAGCTTCCATAACTTCTTGCGGACAATCTTTGTTCTGTGTTCTTAAACAGTAAGCACCTACCAGCAATCTCTGAGTTTCTCCACCGCGCCTACGATTAAACAGTACAAGCTGGGCCAAAGTCATCTGATTGAGCAATTCCCATTCAGCCCTGTCAAAACGGTTATGAAGCGTTTCCAGTAGGGACTCTGTTTTTTGGTCTAGGAATTTGTTGAGTCGTATGATGTCTTCCGATAATGGCAACAAGTAGCCTTTGTTCATCTTGTTTCTTGTCAATGTTTGCAAAGCAGAACTTGAAATTTCATCAGTCCATTCGTTCTCGCAGAGTGTCAAGAAATTGTCTGCTCTGCTTCCTCCCTCAACATCGCCATTGATCAGGGCTTCTGATTTTGCCACTTTTGCACATTTTTTCAGCAGGTGTCCTAACTTGAGAGCTAAAGAAGGATTTTTGTAAGTATTTGTCACTTCATTGAACTCGCACAAAACCTTGGTGGACTTAACTGCCAATGGAAACTTCTCAGGGTCAATAATGTCATTTAAACAATTGATGCTTAAATCTTGGGTTTTTGCGCATATCAAAAACCGCCCAAGTTCCCTCATTTTTTGACTGATGTGGGAATAGAGATGTGTCAAATGTCCATGTTTTTGATACAGTTTTTCACCAACTTTCAGTATAATAGCATCATTACGTGCAGCGATGGTTACCTCATCCCTTACCATTTTGCCAAAAACCTTCTCCTTCAGTCCTGCATGTATGGAGTTAGAAGCAGGCAAGAGTAGGGCTGCATCTGCTTGGACTCTCCTGGACTTCTGCTTCCCTGTGCGTAATTTGCACACCTGCTTGTGCCTCCAAAGACCTTCCTTTAAGAAAAAACCCAAGCATTCATCACAAGGAAGATAATCCTCTGGCTTTGAGTCATTTGATTGTCTTGCAACAACAACAAGTTCACCACTTTCCTTTTTTAATACACTAACATTGTGTTTATAGTTTCCAGCATTTCGTAAGCGTGTTATTTCTGCAGTTCGATTCTTTGATCTCAGGGGCAAACgcattattttttgtacttcTGTTTCTGTTTTGTGTGATTTTAGGTAGTGCTTTCTGATGTTTGTCGAACTTTTCTCACAGAAAAGACAGTACTCCTTTTTATCCCACTTTCTGCCCTTTTCATTATTACTTTTCTGGATGGTAATCTTTGCCTTTTTATTTAAAGCACCATCTGTGGTTGAAGTAACCTCTTGATTTGATGTAATCTTTGCCTTTTTAGTTGAAGTACCATCTGTGGTTGTAGTTACCTCTTGATTTGATGTGTACACAGTTGTTTGTTTATTATATCGTCGTTTTACACCtgtacttgtttgttttttcaaagaGAATGCTGAATTTTCATTCAGAGGTATTACGTCAGATATATCGGATGAGTTGGACACACAGTCAGATTCTAAACTGAAGTCTGGGTCATCATCGTTGTCATCAAAGCTCTCTGTCTCACTGACATCTGTGACCTCTGGTTCTGAAAATCAACAAATACTTTTATTTATTCTGCACATACTTATTAGAAATGTCTTCATAAATACTTTAGTACAGACCCTGGAGTATGAAGTACTTATGAGTATTTTTGAATACTTTTTTTTACTTAATGATGagacacacaaaaaaatatcactcACAAGTCAAAACTGAACTAAGCACTTCCTTAAAGACCATGGTTGTACGGAATTAGTATGATTCAAAACTACAGCATTTAGTTATTGAGGTCAAAAAGTGTATGAAGCAATTCAAAGgtaaaaatatatcattgaaTGTACAGACATTCTGAGGTACaaggaacacacacacacacacacacacaatagaATGCTTTGTTTTAACTGAACACACAGACAGAGGTATTCTTGATCTATTGTAAAAGTAACAACAATATGACTCATGGAAATGGAGAACACCATGACCAACAACAAGAGCGCTTGGAGGCACAATACATGCCCGAAGGTGTAGTTGACCAGGACATAAGCTGAAAGGTTTCTatggaaataattttaaaatcctTCCATCAGTAATAAAGTTATAATCAGACACATAATTGATATAGGTGGGTGAATGCACCCTGGGTCCATTGAATGTttgagatgtacatgtatattgtatgcgACACACCGTCTCGATATACTGTATGTTtctatgaaataattttaaaatgcaaCTACCTGTAacaaagttatggcccggactaAAATTGATAATGGGGGCGTgaatgcacccccccccccccccccgaccatTTAATGTTTGATATACGGGCCTGAAAATTGTACGCAACACATCGCCTAGATGTACTGTATGTTACTgtgaaataatttaaaaatcgaACTACCAGAAGAAATTTATAGCCCGGACAAAACAATTgctaatgggggggggggggggggggggggggggggcaaatgcACCCTTCAGTCCGATTAATGTTTGGGACCTGGATATTGTATGCGACACATCGTCTCGAGGTAATGTATGTTACTGTGAAGTACTGCAAGTAAGAAAGTTAAGGCCCAGAAAAGAAATTGTCAACGGCCGGCTGGCTGTATGGACGGACGGAGAGACGATGgaggccataacataatacgacccttcgggcgtataaaaatgccTTGCCTAGTCTACAAAGCCCATTTGAATTATCATGGTCTAAGACCACATTTTTATAATAATCTGACGCACCTATAAAGCTTTTTCCTTTGGTCCTGGATTCAAAACTGAAATCTAGTTCATTATCGGTGTCATCGAAGCTCTCTATCTCACTGACATCTGTGACCTCTGGTTCTGAAATTAACAAACacttaatatttattttggaaGGATTTAGACCCACAGCATTTATTTATTGTGCTTTAATGCAATAAAAAGATATCACATTGACAGCAGAGACACGTTTTGTGATACATATGCTTATCAGAAATGACTTAGTAATTACTCTAGTACAGACCCTTCAGTATGTAGTACTCAAGAGCATTTTTGAGTACCGACATTTTAATAAATTAACCCCATTTGATTAGTAGTTAGACACACAAAAAATTGTCATTCACATGTCAAAACTGAATTTGTATGATTAAAACCTACAGCATTTAGCTATTGGGGTCAAAAAGTGTATAGAGCAATTCAAAGgtaaaaatatatcattgaaTGTACAAACATTGTGAGGTACAaggaacacacacacactagaATGCTTTTGTTTCCAACTTAACACATACAGACAGAGGTATCTATATATTCTTGTAAAGGTAACAACAATAcgaacaagagcaacgccagcgtggcataatacgcccgtacaGATTTCAGTGGGGTTCATATTTCAGCAGAGTTAGTACTGTCCTTTAAATGCTAATTCGGTCTGTATTCCGCCTACAacgttttcctactaagtgacactacgaccttgacctttgacctacgaccttgagaaacaataggcatcttcctctcatcatggtgatcaattGTAGCAAGTTGTATgattctggagcttacggttctgTCTGTATCCCGCCTACAACGTTTTCCTAATACGTgacactacgaccttgaccttagacctccgaccttgaaaaacaatagggaccttcctctcatcatggtgatcaattATACCAAGTTGTATGATCCTGGAGCATACGGTTCGTTCTGTATCCCGCCTACAACGTTTTCCTAATACGTgacactacgaccttgacctttgacctacgaccttgaaaaacaatagggatcttcCTCTTACCATGGTGATCAATTATACCAAGTTGTATGATCCTGGAGCATACGGTTCATTCTGTATCCCGCCTACAACGTTTTCTTAATACGTgacactacgaccttgacctttgacctacgaccttgaaaaacaatagggatcttcCTCTCACCATGGTGATCAATTATACCAAGTTGTATGATCTTGGAGCATACGGTTCGTTCTGTATCCCGCCTACAACGTTTTCTTAATACGTgacactacgaccttgacctttgacctacgaccttgaaaaacaatagggatcttcCTCTCACCATGGTGATCAATTATACCAAGTTGTATGATCCTGGAGCATACGGTTCGTTCTGTATCCCGCCTACAacgttttcctactaagtgacactacgaccttgacctttgacctacgaccttgaaaaacaatagggatcttcCTCTCACCATGGTGATCAATTATACCAAGTTGTATGATCCTGGAGCATACGGTTCGTTCTGTATCCCGCCTACAacgttttcctactaagtgacactacgaccttgacctttgacctacgaccttgaaaaacaatagggatcttcCTCTCACCATGGTGATCAATTATACCAAGTTGTATGATCCTGGAGCATACGGTTCGTTCTGTATCCCGCCTACAacgttttcctactaagtgacactacgaccttgacctttgacctacgaccttgaaaaacaatagggatcttcctctcatcatggtgatcaattATACCAAGTTGCATGATCCTGGAGCATACGGTTCGTTCTGTATCCCGCCTACAacgttttcctactaagtgacactacgaccttaacctttgacctacGACCTTGAAAAACATAAGGCagcttcctctcatcatggtgatcaactataccaagttgtaagatcctggcaCTTATGGTTCAGCCTACAAAgcccggacagacagacagacagacaggcggacagacggacagacagacagacggacgacgccataccataatacgtcccgtcaaagacgggcgtataaaaattaaaCACAGGGACCGGATAGCTCTACAAAGCTGTTCATCAGGTCGAATTGCTATCGTTTAGTAccttatttattataataatctGACCCACCTCTTAAGCTATTTTCATTGGTGCTGCTTTCAAAACCAGGAGAGCTTGAAGAGGAGGTTTTATCAGCAATACTGGATGGCTCATTTCTCACATCAATCCCAACGTCATCTgccaaaaaataaacattccatgttaatgtatttatatttcattcatttggtatttccattttttaaataaattatcattcaCAAGTAAAACTGAACTAACCACCTCCTCAAAGACCATGGTTGTACAGAGTTTGTGATTCAAACCTACAGCATTTGTTATTGAGTTTAAAAAGTGTATAAAGCAAATCAAGGGTAAAAATATATCACTGAATGTACAAACATTGTGAGGTAcaagaaacacacacacacactagaATGCTTTTGTTTTCAACTGAACACATACATACAGAGGTATCTATATATTCTTGTAAAGACAACAACAATATGAAACATAGGGCAGGGAAAGCTCAATGGTAAAGTGGCCGCTTCCAGACCAAGAGGTCCTGGGTTCTACAGCATTTTGTTATTGGGTTTAAAAAGTGTATAAAGCAATTCAAAGGTAAAAATCTATCATTGAATGTACAGACATTGTGAGGTACaaggaacacacacacacacactagaGTGCTTTTGTTTTCAACTGAACACATACAGACAGAGGTATCTATATACTCTTGTAAAGGTAACACCAAATGAAACAGGGTTGGGGAAGTTCAATGGTAAAGTGGCCGCTTCCAGACCAAGAGGTCCTAGGTTCAAAACCCACTCAGGACTAGTTTTTGAGCCCCTCAAAATGCCTGCTCAGTACTTGTTAGTTTGACCCAGGAAACGGACTCAAGAGCACTTGTGTGACCCAGGAAACGGACTCGAGAGCACTTGTATAAGTAAGTTATAAGCTTTCATCGTAATAGAGCttaaataaattgatataaattaaatatgaaacatGGAGGAAACAATGACCAGAACAGCTATGGTTAAGGACCTTATTTATTATAATGATCTGACCTACCTCTTAAGATATTTCCTTTGATGCTGCTTTCAAAATCAGGAGAGCTTGTAGAGGAGGCTTTATCAGCAATACTGGATGGCTCATTTCTCACATCAATCCCATCGTCATCTGCCAGAAAATAAACATCCATATTagtgtatttatatttcattcatttggtatttccaatttttttttttaaaccaaccAGTTTACAAAATTATCATTTACAAGTCAAATCTGAACTAACCACCTCCTCAAAGACCATGGTTGTACGGAATTTGTATCATTCAATCTACAGCATTTAGTTATTGGGGTCAAAAACTGTATACAGCAATTCAAAGgtaaaaatataacatagaATGTACAGACATTGTGAGGTACaaggaacacacacacacactagaATGCCTTTTTTTTTAACTGAACACATACATACAGAGGTATCTATATATTCTTGTAAAGACAACAACATGATACATAGGGCCGGGAAAGCTCAATGGTAAAGTGGCCGCTTCCAGACCAAGAGGTCCTGGGTTCTACAGCATTTTGTTATTGGgtttaaaaatttaaaggtAAAAATCTATCATTGAATGTACAGACATTGTGAGGTAACAAGGAACACAAACGCACACACTAGAATGCTGTTGTTTTCAACTGAACACATACAGACAGAGGTTGTAAGGTAACACCAAATGAAACAGGGCTGGGGAAGTTCAATGGTAAAGTGGCCACTGCCAGATCAAGAGGTCCTGGGTTCAAACCCCACTTCAGGCGATATTTGGTCTCCCAAAATGACCACTCAGTAATTGTTAGCTTGACCCAAAAAACAGACTCGAGAGAACTTGTATAAGTTATAAGCTTTCATCGCAATAGAGCTTAAATAAATtggtataaaataaatatgaaacatGGAGGAAACAATGACCAGAACAGCTATGGTTAAGGAccttatttattataataatctGACCCACCTCTTAAGCTATTTCCTTTAATGCTGCTTTCAAAATCAGGAGAGCTTGTAGAGGAGGCTTTATCAGCAATACTGGATGGCTCATTTCTCACATCAATCCCAACGTCATCTGccaaaaaataaacaatcccatgttaatgtatttatatttcattcatttggtatttccattttttaaataaattatcattcaCAAGTTAAAACTGAACTAACCACCTCCTCAAAGACCATGGTTGTACGGAATTTGTATGATTCAATCTACAGCATTTAGTTTATTGGGGTCAAAAACTGTATACAGCAATTCAAAGgtaaaaatataacatagaATGTACAGACATTGTGAGGTACaaggaacacacacacacactagaATGCTATTTTTTGAACTGAACACATACATACAGAGGTATCTATATATTCTTGTAAAGACAACAACATGAAATATAGGACCGCGAAAGCTCAATGGTAAAGTGGCCGCTTCCAGACCAAGAGGTCCTGGGTTCTACAGCATTTTGTTATTGGGTTTAAAAAGTGTATAAAGCAATTCAAAGGTAAAAATCTATCATAGAATGTACAGACATTGTGAGGTACaaggaacacacacacacacacacacacacacacacgaatGCTTTTGTTTTCAACTCAACACATACAGACAGAGGTATCTATATTCTCTTGTAAAGGTAACACCAAATGAAACAGGGTTGGGGAAGTTCAATGGCAAAGTGGCCGCTTCCAGACCAAGAGGTCCTAGGTTCAAAACCCACTAAGGACTAGTTTTTGAGCCTCTCAAAATGTCTGCTCAGTACTTGTTAGTTTCACCCAGGAAACGGACTCAAGAGCACTTGTATGACCCAGGAAACGGACTTGAGAGCACTTATATAAGTAAGTTATAAGCTTTCATCGTAATAGAGCTAAAATAAATTGgtataaattaaatatgaaacatGGAAGAAACAATGACCAGAACAGCTATGGTTAAGGACCTTATTTATTATAATGATCTGACCTACCTCTTAAGATATTTCCTTTGATGCTGCTTTCAAAATCAGGAGAGCTTGTAGAGGAGGCTTTATCAGCAATACTGGATGGCTCATTTCTCACATCAATCCCAACGTCATCTGccaaaaaataaacaatcccatgttaatgtatttatatttcattcatttggtatttccattttttaaataaattatcattcaCAAGTTAAAACTGAACTAACCACCTCCTCAAAGACCATGGTTGTACGGAATTTGTATGATTCAATCTACAGCATTTAGTTTATTGGGGTCAAAAACTGTATACAGCAATTCAAAGgtaaaaatataacatagaATGTACAGACATTGTGAGGTACaaggaacacacacacacacacacactagaATGCTATTTTTTGAACTGAACACATACATACAGAGGTATCTATATATTCTTGTAAAGACAACAACATGAAATATAGGACCGCGAAAGCTCAATGGTAAAGTGGCCGCTTCCAGACCAAGAGGTCCTGGGTTCTACAGCATTTTGTTATtggttttaaaaagtgtataaAGCAATTCAAAGGTAAAAATCTATCATTGAATGTACAGACATTGTGAGGTACaaggaacacacacacacacacactagaATGCTTTTGTTTTCAACTCAACACATACAGACAGAGGTATCTATATACTCTTGTAAAGGTAACACCAAATGAAACAGGGTTGGGGAAGTTCAATGGCAAAGTGGCCGCTTCCAGACCAAGAGGTCCTAGGTTCAAAACCCACTCAGGACTAGTTTTTGAGCCTCTCAAAATGTCTGCTCAGTACTTGTTAGTTTCACCCAGGAAACGGACTCAAGAGCACTTGTATGACCCAGGAAACGGACTTGAGAGCACTTATATAAGTAAGTTATAAGCTTTCATCGTAATAGAGCTAAAATAAATTGgtataaattaaatatgaaacatGGAAGAAACAATGACCAGAACAGCTATGGTTAAGGACCTTATTTATTATAATGATCTGACCTACCTCTTAAGATATTTCCTTTGATGCTGCTTTCAAAATCAGGAGAGCTTGTAGAGGAGGCTTTATCAGCAATACTGGATGGCTCATTTCTCACATCAATCCCATCGTCATCTGCCAGAAAATAAACATCCATgttaatgtatttatatttcattcatttggtatttccattttttaatttttttaaaccaaCCAGTTTATAAAATTATCATTCACAAGTCAAATCTGAACTAACCACCTCCTCAAAGACCATGGTTGTACGGAATTTGTATCATTCAATCTACAGCATTTAGTTATTGGGGTCAAAAACTGTATACAGCAATTCAAAGgtaaaaatataacatagaATGTACATACATTGTGAGGTACAAGGAACACAAACACACACTAGAATGCTATTTTTTGAACTGAACACATACATACAGAGGTATCTATATATTCTTGTAAAGACAACAACAACATGAAACATAGGGCCGGGAAAGTTCAATGGTAAAGTGGCCGCTTCCAGACCAAGAGGTCCTGGGTTCTACAGCAATTTGTTATTGGGTTTAAAAAGTGTATAAAGCAATTCAAAGGTAAAAATCTATCATTGAATGAACAGACATTGTGAGGTACAaggtacacacacacacactaaaaTGGTTCTGTCTTCAACTGAACACATACAGACAGAGGTATCTATATATACTCTTGTAAA
Coding sequences:
- the LOC125682800 gene encoding uncharacterized protein LOC125682800 isoform X2; translated protein: MGDDVGIDVRNEPSSIADKASSTSSPDFESSTEGNSLRDDVGIDVRNEPSSIADKASSTSSPDFESSTKGNILRDDIGIDVRNEPSSIADKASSTSSPDFKSSIKGNSLRDDMGIDVRNEPSSIADKASSTSSPDFESSIKGNSLRDEDGIDVRNEPSSIADKASFSSSPDFESSTKGNSLRDDDGIDVRNEPSSIADKASSTSSPDFESSIKGNILRDDVGIDVRNEPSSIADKASSTSSPDFESSIKGNILRDDVGIDVRNEPSSIADKASSTSSPDFESSIKGNSLRDDDGIDVRNEPSSIADKASSTSSPDFESSIKGNILRDDVGIDVRNEPSSIADKTSSSSSPGFESSTNENSLREPEVTDVSEIESFDDTDNELDFSFESRTKGKSFIEPEVTDVSETESFDDNDDDPDFSLESDCVSNSSDISDVIPLNENSAFSLKKQTSTGVKRRYNKQTTVYTSNQEVTTTTDGTSTKKAKITSNQEVTSTTDGALNKKAKITIQKSNNEKGRKWDKKEYCLFCEKSSTNIRKHYLKSHKTETEVQKIMRLPLRSKNRTAEITRLRNAGNYKHNVSVLKKESGELVVVARQSNDSKPEDYLPCDECLGFFLKEGLWRHKQVCKLRTGKQKSRRVQADAALLLPASNSIHAGLKEKVFGKMVRDEVTIAARNDAIILKVGEKLYQKHGHLTHLYSHISQKMRELGRFLICAKTQDLSINCLNDIIDPEKFPLAVKSTKVLCEFNEVTNTYKNPSLALKLGHLLKKCAKVAKSEALINGDVEGGSRADNFLTLCENEWTDEISSSALQTLTRNKMNKGYLLPLSEDIIRLNKFLDQKTESLLETLHNRFDRAEWELLNQMTLAQLVLFNRRRGGETQRLLVGAYCLRTQNKDCPQEVMEALSATERILLDTLSRVEIRGKRGRTVPVLLTQKAKRCIELLLRWRDTAGVAKENKYVFPRPNYGSLEALRSADVLRTFSKAAGLTNPEMITSTRLRKHVATVAQVLSLNKNDLEIMATFMGHDITVHRSFYRLPQETLQVAKMGRLLTALNNGSIGQYSGKSLEEIPLDETAELSSEEEMDENDNQEDQEDEVQGIQNPESSDMDNLTVAKPSATVTSSRQPSTTVTSSRQPKCVQKLSEEQSQLLKSLFKTNIALRKELRCEDCEKVIKKYEVLSRLSWKKIKNTIHNWITSEKKKTKKLI
- the LOC125682800 gene encoding uncharacterized protein LOC125682800 isoform X1, whose amino-acid sequence is MVMNGYMVRQSDLLVLDDVGIDVRNEPSSIADKASSTSSPDFESSTEGNSLRDDVGIDVRNEPSSIADKASSTSSPDFESSTKGNILRDDIGIDVRNEPSSIADKASSTSSPDFKSSIKGNSLRDDMGIDVRNEPSSIADKASSTSSPDFESSIKGNSLRDEDGIDVRNEPSSIADKASFSSSPDFESSTKGNSLRDDDGIDVRNEPSSIADKASSTSSPDFESSIKGNILRDDVGIDVRNEPSSIADKASSTSSPDFESSIKGNILRDDVGIDVRNEPSSIADKASSTSSPDFESSIKGNSLRDDDGIDVRNEPSSIADKASSTSSPDFESSIKGNILRDDVGIDVRNEPSSIADKTSSSSSPGFESSTNENSLREPEVTDVSEIESFDDTDNELDFSFESRTKGKSFIEPEVTDVSETESFDDNDDDPDFSLESDCVSNSSDISDVIPLNENSAFSLKKQTSTGVKRRYNKQTTVYTSNQEVTTTTDGTSTKKAKITSNQEVTSTTDGALNKKAKITIQKSNNEKGRKWDKKEYCLFCEKSSTNIRKHYLKSHKTETEVQKIMRLPLRSKNRTAEITRLRNAGNYKHNVSVLKKESGELVVVARQSNDSKPEDYLPCDECLGFFLKEGLWRHKQVCKLRTGKQKSRRVQADAALLLPASNSIHAGLKEKVFGKMVRDEVTIAARNDAIILKVGEKLYQKHGHLTHLYSHISQKMRELGRFLICAKTQDLSINCLNDIIDPEKFPLAVKSTKVLCEFNEVTNTYKNPSLALKLGHLLKKCAKVAKSEALINGDVEGGSRADNFLTLCENEWTDEISSSALQTLTRNKMNKGYLLPLSEDIIRLNKFLDQKTESLLETLHNRFDRAEWELLNQMTLAQLVLFNRRRGGETQRLLVGAYCLRTQNKDCPQEVMEALSATERILLDTLSRVEIRGKRGRTVPVLLTQKAKRCIELLLRWRDTAGVAKENKYVFPRPNYGSLEALRSADVLRTFSKAAGLTNPEMITSTRLRKHVATVAQVLSLNKNDLEIMATFMGHDITVHRSFYRLPQETLQVAKMGRLLTALNNGSIGQYSGKSLEEIPLDETAELSSEEEMDENDNQEDQEDEVQGIQNPESSDMDNLTVAKPSATVTSSRQPSTTVTSSRQPKCVQKLSEEQSQLLKSLFKTNIALRKELRCEDCEKVIKKYEVLSRLSWKKIKNTIHNWITSEKKKTKKLI
- the LOC125682800 gene encoding uncharacterized protein LOC125682800 isoform X3, with the protein product MVMNGYMVRQSDLLVLDDVGIDVRNEPSSIADKASSTSSPDFESSTEGNSLRDDVGIDVRNEPSSIADKASSTSSPDFESSTKGNILRDDIGIDVRNEPSSIADKASSTSSPDFKSSIKGNSLRDDMGIDVRNEPSSIADKASSTSSPDFESSIKGNSLRDEDGIDVRNEPSSIADKASFSSSPDFESSTKGNSLRDDDGIDVRNEPSSIADKASSTSSPDFESSIKGNILRDDVGIDVRNEPSSIADKASSTSSPDFESSIKGNILRDDVGIDVRNEPSSIADKASSTSSPDFESSIKGNSLRDDDGIDVRNEPSSIADKASSTSSPDFESSIKGNILREPEVTDVSEIESFDDTDNELDFSFESRTKGKSFIEPEVTDVSETESFDDNDDDPDFSLESDCVSNSSDISDVIPLNENSAFSLKKQTSTGVKRRYNKQTTVYTSNQEVTTTTDGTSTKKAKITSNQEVTSTTDGALNKKAKITIQKSNNEKGRKWDKKEYCLFCEKSSTNIRKHYLKSHKTETEVQKIMRLPLRSKNRTAEITRLRNAGNYKHNVSVLKKESGELVVVARQSNDSKPEDYLPCDECLGFFLKEGLWRHKQVCKLRTGKQKSRRVQADAALLLPASNSIHAGLKEKVFGKMVRDEVTIAARNDAIILKVGEKLYQKHGHLTHLYSHISQKMRELGRFLICAKTQDLSINCLNDIIDPEKFPLAVKSTKVLCEFNEVTNTYKNPSLALKLGHLLKKCAKVAKSEALINGDVEGGSRADNFLTLCENEWTDEISSSALQTLTRNKMNKGYLLPLSEDIIRLNKFLDQKTESLLETLHNRFDRAEWELLNQMTLAQLVLFNRRRGGETQRLLVGAYCLRTQNKDCPQEVMEALSATERILLDTLSRVEIRGKRGRTVPVLLTQKAKRCIELLLRWRDTAGVAKENKYVFPRPNYGSLEALRSADVLRTFSKAAGLTNPEMITSTRLRKHVATVAQVLSLNKNDLEIMATFMGHDITVHRSFYRLPQETLQVAKMGRLLTALNNGSIGQYSGKSLEEIPLDETAELSSEEEMDENDNQEDQEDEVQGIQNPESSDMDNLTVAKPSATVTSSRQPSTTVTSSRQPKCVQKLSEEQSQLLKSLFKTNIALRKELRCEDCEKVIKKYEVLSRLSWKKIKNTIHNWITSEKKKTKKLI